The genomic interval TACGGGCTGAGGTTCGAAGACGGGATACTGGTTACTGCTACCGGAGTAAAGGAGCTTACCACCCTAAAGAGGGAGGTAATAGAGCTGTGAGAGATATAGCTGTAGAAGATATAAGGGGGATGGTGGAAATGACAATATCAGTTAAGTTTGAGGTGATTGTATGATAAGGATAGCCATGCTGGGAGCAGGTTATATAGGAAGGGTTCACGCTAATGCTATTAAGAAATTGGATAATGCCAAAATAGTAGCTGTGGCTGATAAGGACTTGCCCAGGGCGGAAGAAATGGCTGTTGATCATAATGCAAAGGCTTATGAGGATTACCACCAGCTGCTTAATGATGATAATATTGATGCTGTAGCCATTGCCACTCCTACTTTTTTACATGCGGAAATGGTGGTGGAAGCCGCTAAAGCCAAAAAGAATATTTTTTGTGAAAAGCCGTTGGCCCTATCCAATGAAGATGCCCAACTAATGGCCCAGGCAATCCAGGAAAATAAAGTAAAATCAATGGTAGGCCATGTGTTAAGGTTTTGGCCTGAATATATAAGGGCTAAAGAAATTTTAGATAGTGGAATGGTGGGGGAGCCCCTAACCATATTCTGTGAAAGATTGGGTGTTTTGCCGGATTGGGCAGAAGGCGGTTGGAATAAACAAGCAAACTTAAGCGGAGGAGCAGCCCTTGATCTCCAGATTCATGATCTGGATTTTATTGCTTACCTTTTAGGAGAACCATCAATGGTAAGCTCCAGCGGAGTTTTTAATCCCGATCTGGGGGGCTGGGCCCATATGAATACTGTAGTCAATTTTAAAAACGGCAAAATAGGGGCCGTAAATGCCGGTTGGATTGTTAAAGGAAAATTTCCATTTTCCATACTATTTAGAATATTCTGCGAAGAAGGTACTATAGAGTGGATATCCAGGGCTGGAGAAAAAATATCAGAAACATTGGATGGCAAGGCTGGTAAAAACCCAATTGTAGTATACAAATCAAATGGTGAAATAATAGAGGAAATAGCAGAAAACATGGATCCGTTTTATGCAGAATGGAAATATTTTGCAGATTGCCTTGATGGAAAAAAAGAAATAACTAATTCAACTTTTACAGATGGACAGATGTCTTTAAAGCTTGGTTTAGCCACTATACAATCAGCCAGTACAAACAAGCAGTTAAAGTTCTAGCTGATGGGAATTATTGCTGTAAAAATAAAGCTTGTCCTTTGAAAACTAAAAAGTTATTCAGCTGAAAAGATGCGAAGCTAAGTAAATTAATAGAGCTGGAGGCATTATGATTTAAATAGTTAATGCCTGATCAGAAGCTGGGAGCTATGCACGCTAGTGGTGCTGTTATCAGGATAGCTGACTTGAAGCTACCATATTATCTTGACAAAACTTGATGGAGATGTTAACTTTAATGGCAACTAAACGTATAAGCTTAAACTCTCAGATTCTTATATATAGCTCAAAAGATGGATGTCTTTTAGGGGATGTAAATCCACTAAGGACAGCATCGTCCACTTGAGGTTATGTTCTTATATAACAATTTTATGAACCTCAACCAAATATAAAGCATAAGTATAATTATTTTGTAAACCGAACCCGTGTTATAGTTATTACAAAAGGAGGAAAAAGAGATGAGAAAGATCCTAATATTAACGTTAGGCATTGTATTTGCAATTGCAATGCTAGCAGGCTGTGCAGCACCAGCAGCACCAGCAGCAGAGGAACCTGCAGCTGAAGAACCAGCAGCAGAAGAACCAGCAGAAGAAGCGGCTGTAGATGCTTCAGAATACACCTTCGGCAATTTGGCTTGGTCAACTGCAGATGAGTGGAATGCTTATGGAATTGAAGCTTGGGAATGGAAAGCAGAAAAAGTAGGCGCAAACACCGAAGTACTTGATTGCCAGAAAGATCCTGAAGAGCAGCTGGCACAGGCTCAAGACTTTATTAACAAGGGAGTAGACGGAATATCCATATTCCCAAGCTCACCTGATGTTGCAGCCACCATTACCCGAATGTGTAATGAAGCTGGAATACCTATAGCTATTGAGAACATCTTCCTGCCTGAAGACGGCAGTGCTGGTGAAGTAGTAGGCCAGGTTGCCTGCAGATATGGCGACATCGGCTATGCAGCTATTGAATATGCTGCTACCACTTGGCCAGGAAGTAAAGTTCTATATGTACACGGCGGCCCTGGCGTTGGTGTATATGAAGATTATAAGGTTGGCGTAGACCAGGCATTGGAAGATTATGCAGACGATATAGAAATGGTTGGCTTGGTTAATGGTAACTGGGAAACAGAAGCTTCCTATAACGTTACCATGGACTTTATAAATGCAGGTACTTCTGACTTCGACGTAGTATTTGCAAACAACGACCTGCAGGCTGTAGGTGTAAATCAGGCCCTTAAGGAACAAGGCATGGAAGATATACCTATTCTTTCTACCGGTGGTTCTGAGCAGGGTTATGAAATGGTTGTAGAAGGCATTCAGGCTGCTAACATGACTGCTCCTGTAAATATTCAGGGCATAATGGTATTCGACTTCTTGTGGAATAGTGTTAGCGGCGCTGGTGTGGATAATCCTAATGTTCCACTACCAGTTATTCCAGTTGGACAGGATAATATAGAGGAATGGATTCACTGGAACGACCATGAAGCAGCACAGGCTTATATTGATGCAAACTACTAAAATTTAGTAGATATTTTTAGGGTACTGCGCTTGCAGTACCCTAAAAAATATTTCAATTGGAATCTTTAGCAAGATAAAGGTTTGGCGGTTAAAATATGAATAATTCTTCTAAAGGTCCTATTGTAAAAATGGACCAGATAGTCAAAACATTTTACGGGGTAAAAGCCTTAGATAATATGACTTTTGATCTCTATGAAGGTGAAATCCATAGCCTAGTCGGAGAAAATGGAGCTGGAAAGTCAACCCTGATGAAAGTTTTGTCTGGTGCCCATGCTCCAGACAGTGGTCAGATAGAAGTATTTGGCAAAAGATATACCCACATGACAGCGGAACTCTCTTATAGGCTTGGTATAAATATAATATACCAGGAAAGTTTATTGATGCCCTGGATGAATGTATACGAAAATGTTTATATGGGGCAGGAAATATCCAAAGGCGGATGGGTTGATTTTAAACAAGAAAAAGAGAAAACCCATGAGCTCTGCAAACAAATAGGGCATCCAAAATTGCCTTTGGATAAGAAGATTCATGAGCTCAGCGTTGCCGAGCAACAATATGTAAAGATTATTAAGGCTCTCTCCACTAACCCAAAAATACTCATAATGGATGAACCCACATCCATGTTTAATGTAGAAGACGTAAAACTACTTCTAAACACAGTAGAGACCATAGCTGCTCAGGGGGTTAGTATCATTTATATTTCCCATAACCTAAAAGAGGTGGTACAGATAGCTGATAGAATTACGGTTATAAGAGATGGTTCCTCTATCCGTACCTATGGTAATGATGATAGAAATGCAGATTTAAATAAACTCGTAAATGACATGGTGGGGCGTCCGGTATCAGCTTTTTATGAAAGGGAAGAACATGAAATAGGAGATATTGCCTTTGAGGTAAAAGATCTGGTAGTAGATCCCAAAAAGGAGCCCATAAGTTTTAATATACGCCGTGGCGAGATAATGGGATTTGCAGGAATGGTTGGTTCAGGCAGAACAGAAATTGCAAACGCTATCGTTGGAGCTAGCCGTAAGTACGGCGGCAAGATAATTTTTAATGGCAAAGAACTGGATATTGATAATCCAGCCGACAGTATAAATTATAAGATTGGTTATATAACTGAAGATAGGCAAGGCTTAGGATTGATGCTTGATGCTTCAGTCGTTGAAAATCTTACTGTAGTTGGGCTTCAGACCAAAATAAAACAATTTTTTATTAACGTCAAAAATTTTATTCCCCTGATTTCCAAGATAATAAAATCACTGAATATAAAATTAGCTTCACCCATGCAGGAAGTTAAAAGCTTGTCTGGTGGTAATCAACAAAAAGTGGTACTGGGCAAATGGCTGTTTACCGATTCCGATATGTATATTTTTGATGAGCCTACCCGGGGGATAGATGTTAATGCTAAATCCGAATTTTATAAGATTATTTCTGGTTTAGCTGCCCAGGGAAAAGTAGTTATGATGATCTCGTCTGATATGCCTGAACTTATTTCTATGAGTGACAGGGTTACAGTTGTAAGAAAAGGCAAGATTGTAAAAACCCTGGAAAGCTCTGAAATTTCTGAGAATTCCATTATAAGATACGCATTGGAGGTACATAAGGATGAACAATGAAAATAATTATGCCTTGGGAAGCGGAAATATTAGCGGTAAAAGTTTTAAGTCTCTATTTAGGGATCAAAGGTTTTTATTAGGAATAATTATAGTCCTAATTATAGTAATAGTAAGCATAGTCAACAGTAATTTTCTAAATCCTTCTAATATATTGGCATTGTTGCAGCAGATAGCTGTTCTGGGTTTATTGACTATGGCCATGGCTAAATTAATGCTTTCCGGGGGAATAGATCTTTCTATCGGTAATATTATGATTTTATCCGGTTGCGTTATGTCAATTTTGATAACCCAAGGCAGGCCTGCACTTGGTTCCGGGGCTACAGCTAGTGATATTGGCACTAAAATGGGTTACACTTCGGTACCGGTAGCCATAATAATTGGTTTGCTGGTAGCAATAGTTGCAGGTGCCTTAAACGGACTGATTGTTTCTAAAACCAAAACTATGCCTCTAATTATTACTCTGGGTATGAGCAGCGTTTATTATGGTATTGCCCTAATTATTACCGGCGGTAAATTCCAATCCTTTAATTTAGCCTTTGAGGGATTGAGAATTCTCCGAATAGCAGGGGTGATACCCATGACCCTTATAATATTTTTCGCTATGGTAATAATATCTTTCATTTTGGTTAACCGAACTAAATATGGCCGTAGAATAGTGGCTATTGGTGGAAATGAAGAGGCAGCTTTTCTTTCCGGTATTAAGGTAGACAGGCATAAGATAATGACCTATGCTATCAGTGGTGCTTTCTGCGGAATAGCAGCAATACTTTATGCTACGCGTCTTAACGCCATAACCG from Actinomycetota bacterium carries:
- a CDS encoding Gfo/Idh/MocA family oxidoreductase, whose protein sequence is MIRIAMLGAGYIGRVHANAIKKLDNAKIVAVADKDLPRAEEMAVDHNAKAYEDYHQLLNDDNIDAVAIATPTFLHAEMVVEAAKAKKNIFCEKPLALSNEDAQLMAQAIQENKVKSMVGHVLRFWPEYIRAKEILDSGMVGEPLTIFCERLGVLPDWAEGGWNKQANLSGGAALDLQIHDLDFIAYLLGEPSMVSSSGVFNPDLGGWAHMNTVVNFKNGKIGAVNAGWIVKGKFPFSILFRIFCEEGTIEWISRAGEKISETLDGKAGKNPIVVYKSNGEIIEEIAENMDPFYAEWKYFADCLDGKKEITNSTFTDGQMSLKLGLATIQSASTNKQLKF
- a CDS encoding sugar ABC transporter substrate-binding protein → MLAGCAAPAAPAAEEPAAEEPAAEEPAEEAAVDASEYTFGNLAWSTADEWNAYGIEAWEWKAEKVGANTEVLDCQKDPEEQLAQAQDFINKGVDGISIFPSSPDVAATITRMCNEAGIPIAIENIFLPEDGSAGEVVGQVACRYGDIGYAAIEYAATTWPGSKVLYVHGGPGVGVYEDYKVGVDQALEDYADDIEMVGLVNGNWETEASYNVTMDFINAGTSDFDVVFANNDLQAVGVNQALKEQGMEDIPILSTGGSEQGYEMVVEGIQAANMTAPVNIQGIMVFDFLWNSVSGAGVDNPNVPLPVIPVGQDNIEEWIHWNDHEAAQAYIDANY
- a CDS encoding sugar ABC transporter ATP-binding protein, encoding MNNSSKGPIVKMDQIVKTFYGVKALDNMTFDLYEGEIHSLVGENGAGKSTLMKVLSGAHAPDSGQIEVFGKRYTHMTAELSYRLGINIIYQESLLMPWMNVYENVYMGQEISKGGWVDFKQEKEKTHELCKQIGHPKLPLDKKIHELSVAEQQYVKIIKALSTNPKILIMDEPTSMFNVEDVKLLLNTVETIAAQGVSIIYISHNLKEVVQIADRITVIRDGSSIRTYGNDDRNADLNKLVNDMVGRPVSAFYEREEHEIGDIAFEVKDLVVDPKKEPISFNIRRGEIMGFAGMVGSGRTEIANAIVGASRKYGGKIIFNGKELDIDNPADSINYKIGYITEDRQGLGLMLDASVVENLTVVGLQTKIKQFFINVKNFIPLISKIIKSLNIKLASPMQEVKSLSGGNQQKVVLGKWLFTDSDMYIFDEPTRGIDVNAKSEFYKIISGLAAQGKVVMMISSDMPELISMSDRVTVVRKGKIVKTLESSEISENSIIRYALEVHKDEQ
- a CDS encoding ABC transporter permease; the encoded protein is MNNENNYALGSGNISGKSFKSLFRDQRFLLGIIIVLIIVIVSIVNSNFLNPSNILALLQQIAVLGLLTMAMAKLMLSGGIDLSIGNIMILSGCVMSILITQGRPALGSGATASDIGTKMGYTSVPVAIIIGLLVAIVAGALNGLIVSKTKTMPLIITLGMSSVYYGIALIITGGKFQSFNLAFEGLRILRIAGVIPMTLIIFFAMVIISFILVNRTKYGRRIVAIGGNEEAAFLSGIKVDRHKIMTYAISGAFCGIAAILYATRLNAITAGGGTGYELNALTACVVGGITFDGGKGSISGAFLGVFFMGLINNVMNILSIDSYYQTMISGLIVVAAVILSNLNQMRRS